One genomic region from Rhizomicrobium palustre encodes:
- a CDS encoding NAD(P)H-quinone oxidoreductase → MRAISIRNPGPDYVLELTEAETPRPKGREILIKVVAAGLNRADVLQARGKYPPPPGASPILGMEVAGIVTETGPAVQNFKAGDNVAALIPGGGYAEYALAEEGSTLLAPKGRSLTEAASLPEAYFTVWTNLFDTAGLKPGETVLIHGGSSGIGTAAIQLCKALGCTVIATAAGEKKGICCGQLGADCVVDYTKDDFVRTVKDFTGGQGADVILDMVGGDYIGRNFQAAAFKGRIVNIAFQKGAKAEVDFSLMLLKRLTLAATTLRGRTPAEKQTIRDAVQSEVWPLIETGRIKPVIDRVFPLAEAGAAHARMREGSHIGKIVLTV, encoded by the coding sequence ATGCGCGCCATTAGCATTCGCAACCCCGGGCCGGACTATGTGCTGGAGTTGACGGAGGCGGAAACGCCACGACCCAAAGGGCGCGAAATCCTTATCAAAGTGGTGGCCGCGGGGCTTAACCGCGCGGATGTGTTGCAGGCACGCGGTAAATATCCGCCGCCGCCCGGCGCATCGCCCATTCTCGGCATGGAGGTGGCAGGCATCGTCACCGAGACCGGCCCCGCAGTACAAAATTTCAAAGCCGGCGATAACGTCGCAGCGCTGATCCCCGGTGGGGGGTATGCGGAATATGCGCTGGCGGAAGAAGGCTCCACCCTCCTCGCCCCCAAAGGACGCAGCCTGACAGAGGCGGCGAGCCTGCCTGAAGCCTATTTCACCGTCTGGACCAATCTGTTCGACACCGCGGGGTTAAAGCCCGGCGAGACGGTGCTGATCCATGGCGGCTCAAGCGGCATCGGCACCGCCGCCATCCAGCTTTGCAAGGCGCTCGGCTGCACCGTGATCGCCACGGCGGCGGGCGAAAAGAAAGGCATCTGCTGCGGCCAGCTCGGCGCCGATTGCGTCGTCGATTACACCAAAGACGATTTCGTCCGCACCGTGAAGGATTTCACCGGCGGGCAAGGTGCCGATGTCATCCTCGATATGGTGGGCGGCGATTATATCGGGCGCAATTTTCAGGCCGCCGCCTTCAAGGGCCGCATTGTGAATATCGCCTTTCAGAAGGGCGCCAAGGCGGAAGTCGATTTTTCCTTGATGCTGCTCAAGCGGCTGACCCTCGCAGCCACCACCCTTCGGGGGCGGACCCCGGCTGAGAAACAGACAATCCGCGATGCGGTGCAAAGCGAGGTCTGGCCGCTGATCGAAACCGGCCGCATCAAGCCGGTGATCGACAGGGTATTTCCCCTGGCCGAAGCGGGTGCCGCCCACGCCCGCATGCGCGAAGGCAGCCATATCGGCAAGATCGTGCTGACGGTGTGA
- a CDS encoding LuxR C-terminal-related transcriptional regulator gives MPRGRPPHLDALTPAEWRVTDSVRHGLTNKDIAARHGFSVNAVKYHLANILAKLGLQNRAQLRAFRGVERASALSKQERQDEMQLGSIGQISRSVADIAASMRWYGEVLGFRHLYTFGELAFFDCGGTRLFLSKGGVKAESILYFRVPDIQTAYEELSSRGVAFLGAPHRIHRHEDGTEEWMAFFNDLEGRPLALMSAVKP, from the coding sequence ATGCCGCGTGGACGCCCGCCTCATTTGGATGCGCTCACTCCTGCCGAATGGCGGGTGACGGATTCGGTCCGGCATGGGCTCACGAACAAGGACATTGCGGCGCGTCACGGCTTCAGCGTCAACGCGGTCAAGTACCATCTGGCTAATATCCTGGCCAAGCTGGGGCTTCAGAACCGGGCTCAGTTGCGCGCGTTTCGCGGCGTGGAGCGCGCCTCGGCGCTTTCAAAACAGGAAAGGCAGGATGAGATGCAGCTCGGATCGATCGGTCAGATTTCGCGCAGCGTGGCAGACATTGCCGCCTCGATGCGCTGGTATGGCGAGGTGCTGGGGTTCAGGCACCTCTATACATTCGGGGAGCTTGCGTTCTTTGATTGCGGTGGCACGCGGCTATTTCTGTCGAAAGGCGGGGTGAAAGCGGAATCGATCCTTTATTTCCGCGTGCCCGATATTCAAACCGCCTATGAGGAACTCTCATCGCGCGGCGTCGCTTTTCTTGGCGCGCCGCATAGGATTCACCGCCATGAGGACGGCACGGAAGAATGGATGGCCTTCTTCAATGATCTGGAAGGCCGTCCGCTCGCCCTCATGTCGGCGGTAAAGCCCTGA
- a CDS encoding arsenite methyltransferase — translation MSDIKEAVRTKYAEAAKRVSEESSSCCGEKKKCGSAEAVTSTLYNIDEVGALPDTAVLASLGCGNPTALAELAAGETVLDLGSGGGIDVLLSARRVGPTGKAYGLDMTDEMLALANQNKEKAGLSNVEFLKGEIEAIPLQDNSVDVIISNCVINLSADKDKVLREAFRVLKPGGRFAVSDIVVRGEVPQAIKGDMLLWAGCVAGALQDSEYKAKLEAAGFTAVGVEATRVYEAEVARDWFKNKGVDFETVAPLIDKKFVSAFIRAVKPRPPCCCGSK, via the coding sequence ATGTCCGACATCAAGGAAGCCGTCCGCACCAAATATGCCGAAGCCGCCAAGCGCGTGAGCGAGGAAAGCTCTTCGTGCTGCGGCGAGAAGAAAAAATGCGGCTCGGCGGAAGCTGTGACCTCCACCCTCTACAACATCGATGAAGTTGGTGCCTTGCCGGATACCGCCGTACTGGCTTCGCTGGGTTGCGGCAACCCTACCGCCTTGGCGGAACTCGCCGCGGGCGAAACGGTGCTGGACCTCGGCTCAGGCGGCGGCATCGATGTGCTGCTCTCGGCGCGCCGCGTTGGGCCCACGGGCAAAGCCTATGGCCTCGACATGACCGACGAAATGCTGGCGCTCGCCAATCAGAACAAAGAGAAGGCGGGACTTTCCAATGTCGAATTCCTGAAAGGCGAGATCGAAGCCATTCCGCTGCAGGATAATTCGGTAGATGTCATCATCTCCAACTGCGTCATCAATCTTTCCGCCGACAAGGACAAGGTGCTGCGCGAAGCCTTCCGGGTGCTGAAACCAGGCGGGCGCTTTGCGGTCTCCGATATCGTAGTGCGCGGAGAGGTTCCCCAAGCCATTAAAGGCGACATGCTGTTATGGGCGGGCTGTGTGGCGGGCGCGCTGCAAGACAGCGAATATAAGGCCAAGCTGGAAGCGGCAGGGTTTACCGCCGTGGGGGTGGAAGCCACGCGCGTCTATGAAGCCGAAGTCGCACGCGATTGGTTCAAGAATAAGGGCGTGGATTTTGAAACCGTGGCGCCGCTGATCGACAAGAAATTCGTCAGCGCCTTTATCCGCGCCGTCAAACCGCGCCCGCCCTGCTGCTGCGGGAGCAAATGA
- a CDS encoding YqaA family protein: protein MIEDSAAGKKTGLIRRGYAWMMEKAQGKHALWALAAFAFAEASFFPIPPDVMLLPMMLADRKRAFRLAAWCALWSVIGGLFGYAIGALAWEAIGKPIAAAFHFNVEPYRVLYAANAYWIAIQGLTPIPFKLVTISAGLANVPLLAFVLFACLARSVRFIVIEGLLVHFFGAQAQAILDKYMEAALIVFLVAVVVGIVLVTVVM, encoded by the coding sequence ATGATCGAGGATTCAGCAGCCGGCAAGAAGACTGGCCTTATCCGGCGCGGTTACGCCTGGATGATGGAAAAAGCGCAAGGCAAGCATGCGTTGTGGGCTTTGGCTGCCTTTGCTTTTGCGGAAGCCTCCTTTTTCCCCATTCCGCCGGATGTGATGCTCTTGCCGATGATGCTGGCCGACCGCAAGCGTGCCTTCCGGCTGGCGGCGTGGTGCGCGCTGTGGTCCGTGATCGGCGGTCTATTCGGCTATGCCATCGGCGCCCTCGCTTGGGAAGCTATCGGTAAGCCCATCGCGGCGGCCTTCCATTTTAATGTCGAACCTTATCGCGTGCTTTATGCCGCCAATGCGTATTGGATCGCGATCCAGGGTCTCACGCCCATTCCTTTCAAGCTTGTCACGATTTCGGCCGGTCTCGCCAATGTTCCGCTTCTGGCTTTCGTGCTTTTCGCCTGCCTTGCCCGCAGCGTGCGCTTCATTGTGATCGAGGGGCTCCTGGTGCATTTCTTCGGGGCCCAGGCGCAGGCGATCCTCGATAAATATATGGAAGCGGCTCTGATCGTGTTCCTGGTGGCGGTGGTGGTCGGCATCGTGCTCGTCACCGTGGTGATGTAG
- a CDS encoding PAS domain-containing protein, translating to MLHDMLALWQKEAAGGIPERNALTARKLQPFMRDIAIYERNGEGLQRRYRVRLMGSGIVQYYGELTGKYFEEAIPEKFQERWYASADLALQTQKPIRLILRADTFEKSHMTAEYLYAPLKADGGLVKFVLVGIAFDGKRSWATVEAEERQKQEQG from the coding sequence ATGCTGCACGACATGCTTGCGCTGTGGCAGAAGGAAGCCGCAGGCGGCATTCCCGAACGCAATGCACTGACCGCGCGCAAGCTGCAGCCCTTCATGCGCGACATCGCGATTTATGAACGCAATGGCGAAGGCCTGCAGCGGCGCTATCGCGTACGCCTGATGGGCAGCGGCATCGTGCAATATTACGGCGAACTGACTGGGAAATATTTCGAAGAAGCCATCCCGGAAAAGTTCCAGGAACGCTGGTACGCCTCAGCCGATCTGGCCTTGCAGACGCAGAAGCCGATCCGCTTGATCCTGCGCGCCGATACCTTCGAGAAATCGCATATGACGGCGGAATACCTCTATGCGCCGCTGAAGGCCGATGGGGGCCTCGTTAAATTCGTTCTGGTCGGCATCGCCTTTGATGGCAAACGATCCTGGGCGACCGTGGAAGCCGAAGAGCGCCAGAAACAAGAACAAGGTTAA
- the arsN2 gene encoding arsenic resistance N-acetyltransferase ArsN2 has product MAEKVYNVLFLCTGNSARSILAESILNKDGAGRFRAFSAGSHPKGDVHPTALKVLESFGYPTEEARSKNWDEFATANAPKMDFVFTVCDNAAGEICPVWPGQPVTAHWGIEDPAAVEGSDLERERAFVLAFRYLKNRITAFLSLPITKLDKLALTREVEIIGASDGATAKGLKATIYHNPDCGTSRNTLALLRHFGVLPHVVEYLKTPPSRAEIEAILAKAGLSLRQILRKKGTPYAELGLDAASDDALFEAIAAHPILLNRPLVVTGKGAALSRPSDVVLDLLPMMPGIDLNKEDGAPFLRDVQIGGDDAGLIAALHDEKLALDDLREPNRRFFVYRTLSGAVLGYGGYELYGADVFLRSIVVLSEARGKKIGRNIVPLLMYRAYREGAKTAWLLTTTASDFFEKNGFSRKTREDAPQAILQTRQAKSLCPASATLLSKKISF; this is encoded by the coding sequence ATGGCCGAGAAGGTCTATAATGTCTTGTTCCTGTGTACGGGCAACTCCGCCCGCTCTATTCTTGCGGAGAGCATTCTGAACAAGGATGGAGCGGGACGCTTTCGCGCTTTTTCCGCCGGAAGCCACCCCAAAGGGGACGTTCACCCTACCGCCCTTAAAGTGTTGGAAAGCTTTGGCTACCCAACCGAAGAGGCGCGATCAAAAAACTGGGATGAATTCGCCACGGCGAACGCCCCCAAGATGGATTTCGTCTTCACCGTTTGCGACAACGCCGCTGGCGAAATTTGCCCCGTATGGCCGGGCCAACCCGTCACCGCCCATTGGGGAATTGAAGACCCGGCAGCCGTAGAGGGTTCGGATTTGGAGCGCGAGCGCGCCTTTGTGCTGGCCTTCCGGTACCTGAAGAACCGCATCACCGCCTTTCTGTCGCTGCCCATCACCAAGCTGGACAAGCTCGCCCTCACCCGCGAGGTGGAAATCATCGGCGCCTCGGACGGGGCAACGGCGAAGGGCTTGAAGGCCACGATCTATCACAACCCCGATTGCGGCACCTCGCGCAATACGCTCGCCTTGCTGCGCCATTTCGGGGTTCTGCCGCATGTGGTGGAGTATCTGAAAACCCCGCCGTCACGCGCTGAGATCGAAGCGATCCTGGCCAAAGCCGGTCTCAGCTTGCGCCAAATCCTGCGCAAGAAAGGCACGCCTTACGCCGAGTTGGGTTTGGATGCAGCAAGCGATGACGCACTGTTTGAAGCCATTGCCGCGCATCCCATTCTTCTCAACCGCCCCTTGGTGGTGACGGGCAAGGGCGCCGCGCTCTCTCGCCCCTCTGATGTGGTGCTGGATCTATTGCCGATGATGCCGGGGATTGATCTGAACAAGGAAGATGGCGCGCCGTTTCTGCGCGATGTGCAGATCGGCGGTGACGATGCCGGTCTGATCGCCGCCTTGCACGATGAAAAGCTGGCGCTGGACGATTTGCGTGAGCCTAACCGGCGCTTCTTTGTCTATCGCACGCTTTCGGGTGCGGTGCTGGGCTATGGCGGCTACGAGCTTTATGGCGCGGATGTTTTCCTGCGCTCCATCGTGGTGCTGTCCGAAGCGCGCGGAAAAAAGATTGGCCGTAACATTGTGCCGCTTCTGATGTATCGCGCCTATCGCGAAGGCGCCAAGACGGCCTGGCTTCTCACCACCACGGCGAGCGATTTCTTCGAGAAGAACGGCTTTAGCCGCAAGACCCGCGAGGACGCGCCGCAAGCCATCCTTCAAACACGCCAAGCAAAATCGCTCTGCCCGGCGAGTGCAACCCTCCTCTCCAAGAAGATCAGCTTCTGA
- a CDS encoding ankyrin repeat domain-containing protein: MIYAATLALAVAGISFSGTAIAETKPPLYDPIQTGDVAGVRAALQNGADVNATYNGETMLNRAIREKDAQITKILLAAPGIDVNKRGTFNNDMGSWTRTPLILASAMGKTEIVSTLLKMGAAVNTRDISDDMPESRGSTALIKAAQYRHADAIRLLVTEAKGIDLNAKNRFGHAAIWYAAEAEDLASVKLLCEHGAAVNIADNEGESILTTTFLHKNRAVLDYLVSKGADINRVSGKGLTPLDAAILSLKGEDGRTIRGFIDYFLSFKPNLDLQKSLPGGLGGVPALHLAAQFGHADMVALLLDHGASIDLKSQARGATALHYAVFPNEPDAAKVLIKRKANLEIADLTGATPITMATQLHRSEIVRLLSDAGAKPANVKTYGVAPSSLAPNAAPSVSADKLFGTWSGTQDGISYAVMILTLNKAGTYSFTSKFTAAALKTYPSGVNPIIAAHQGSYAVSGDVLTLSPSSAAPVAMRWVMDNGVLVLDGKTRMKKGK, encoded by the coding sequence ATGATTTACGCGGCCACGCTGGCGTTGGCCGTGGCGGGCATATCGTTCTCGGGGACAGCGATCGCCGAGACCAAGCCACCGCTTTACGATCCGATCCAAACCGGCGATGTGGCAGGTGTGCGTGCAGCGTTGCAGAACGGCGCTGACGTGAACGCGACTTATAATGGCGAGACCATGCTCAACCGCGCGATACGGGAGAAAGACGCGCAGATCACCAAGATACTGCTGGCGGCGCCGGGCATCGATGTGAATAAGCGCGGCACCTTCAACAACGACATGGGTTCGTGGACGCGCACGCCGCTGATCCTGGCCTCGGCCATGGGCAAAACAGAGATCGTCAGCACCTTGCTGAAAATGGGCGCTGCGGTAAATACCAGGGATATTTCGGACGATATGCCGGAATCGCGCGGCAGCACCGCCCTCATCAAGGCGGCGCAATACCGCCACGCCGATGCCATCCGGCTGCTGGTAACAGAGGCCAAGGGCATCGACCTCAATGCCAAGAACCGCTTCGGCCACGCCGCGATATGGTATGCGGCTGAAGCTGAAGACCTCGCCTCAGTCAAACTTCTCTGCGAGCACGGGGCAGCCGTGAACATCGCCGATAATGAGGGCGAGTCCATCCTGACCACGACCTTCCTGCACAAGAACCGCGCCGTGCTGGACTATCTCGTATCGAAAGGCGCCGACATCAACCGCGTCTCCGGCAAGGGCCTGACACCGCTCGATGCCGCGATCCTATCTTTGAAAGGCGAGGATGGCCGGACCATTCGCGGCTTCATCGACTACTTCCTATCGTTCAAGCCCAATCTCGACTTGCAGAAGAGTTTGCCGGGCGGCCTCGGCGGCGTTCCGGCTCTGCATCTGGCGGCACAATTCGGCCACGCCGACATGGTCGCGCTGCTGCTCGATCATGGCGCGTCGATCGACCTGAAAAGCCAGGCTCGCGGTGCCACCGCCTTGCATTACGCCGTCTTTCCCAATGAGCCCGACGCCGCAAAAGTGCTGATCAAGCGCAAGGCCAATCTCGAAATCGCCGATTTAACGGGTGCAACGCCGATCACCATGGCGACCCAGCTTCACCGCTCCGAGATTGTGCGGCTCTTGAGCGACGCGGGTGCCAAACCGGCGAATGTGAAAACCTATGGCGTGGCGCCGTCGTCCCTCGCCCCCAATGCCGCGCCGTCTGTCTCAGCCGATAAGCTGTTCGGCACGTGGAGTGGAACACAGGACGGCATCTCATACGCGGTGATGATTCTGACGCTGAACAAGGCGGGGACCTATAGCTTCACCTCGAAATTCACCGCTGCAGCCTTGAAGACCTATCCCAGTGGTGTGAACCCGATCATCGCCGCTCATCAAGGCAGCTATGCCGTCTCGGGTGATGTCTTGACCCTTTCGCCATCCAGCGCCGCGCCGGTTGCCATGCGCTGGGTGATGGACAACGGCGTGCTGGTGCTCGACGGCAAGACCCGCATGAAGAAGGGCAAATAG
- a CDS encoding MFS transporter has translation MVPQLASLATILFTTLIFLTGNGLLNTLIPVRAHLEGFPTLTIGLIGSAYFAGFVLGCFTGPRWLNRVGHVRTFSVCAALCAAVTLIMSIFVADFAWLFLRALFGFAAANIFITLESWLNDKVKNETRGVVFAAYLGVNFAGMMMGQLLFATARPSSFVLFSMATIFYTLCLVPVGLTDLKQPAPAPVRKLRPWNLFRISPVGVAGCIAVGFANNAMWTLAPVYAQSQGLSSGNVALFMVAFTMGGTLVQIPVGRLSDHIDRRWVMAGTCALAATAGILIALYDSHDRNTMLWSFGLFGIFMLPLYALSVAHANDRMPKGGYVEASATLLLINSIASVIGPTFAASVMDLFGARALFFFTASVHSCMLVFTLFRLTQKSRPPMQEHFTPLPPEASPSTLELVAPKHDPAP, from the coding sequence ATGGTCCCACAACTGGCCTCTCTGGCCACCATCCTGTTTACGACGCTGATCTTCCTGACCGGGAATGGGTTGCTCAACACCCTCATTCCGGTGCGCGCCCATCTCGAAGGCTTTCCCACCCTCACCATTGGGCTGATAGGCTCGGCGTATTTTGCGGGCTTCGTGCTCGGCTGTTTCACCGGCCCGCGCTGGCTCAACCGTGTCGGCCATGTGCGCACCTTCAGCGTCTGCGCTGCGCTCTGTGCCGCCGTCACCTTGATCATGTCGATCTTCGTGGCCGATTTCGCATGGCTCTTTTTGCGCGCGCTGTTTGGTTTTGCCGCCGCCAATATCTTCATCACGCTGGAAAGCTGGCTGAATGATAAGGTTAAGAACGAGACCCGCGGCGTCGTCTTCGCCGCCTATCTCGGGGTGAATTTCGCCGGCATGATGATGGGCCAGCTTCTCTTCGCCACCGCACGGCCCTCAAGCTTTGTCCTCTTCAGCATGGCGACGATCTTCTACACGCTGTGCCTGGTGCCGGTCGGGCTCACCGATTTGAAACAGCCCGCGCCCGCTCCGGTGCGCAAACTTCGCCCCTGGAATTTGTTTCGCATCTCGCCCGTGGGAGTGGCTGGCTGTATTGCGGTGGGCTTTGCCAACAATGCGATGTGGACGCTCGCGCCCGTCTATGCCCAAAGCCAGGGGCTCTCGAGCGGCAATGTCGCGCTCTTCATGGTGGCTTTCACCATGGGCGGCACGCTGGTGCAGATTCCGGTCGGGCGTCTCTCCGATCATATCGACCGGCGCTGGGTCATGGCGGGCACCTGCGCATTGGCCGCGACGGCAGGTATCTTGATCGCGCTTTATGATAGCCACGACCGCAACACCATGCTGTGGAGCTTCGGCCTCTTCGGCATTTTCATGCTGCCGCTCTATGCCTTGTCGGTGGCCCATGCCAATGACCGCATGCCGAAGGGCGGTTATGTCGAAGCCTCAGCGACGCTGCTCCTGATCAACTCCATCGCCTCGGTGATCGGGCCAACCTTCGCGGCCTCGGTGATGGATCTTTTCGGTGCACGCGCGCTCTTCTTCTTCACGGCGTCCGTGCATAGCTGCATGCTGGTCTTCACGCTCTTCCGCCTGACGCAGAAATCGCGTCCGCCGATGCAGGAGCATTTCACGCCGCTGCCGCCAGAGGCTTCTCCCTCGACCCTCGAGCTTGTCGCGCCCAAGCACGACCCCGCGCCCTAG
- the arsB gene encoding ACR3 family arsenite efflux transporter, with the protein MSNFERYLTLWVGLCIVAGIALGQILPGAFQAIGALEIAKVNLPVAVLIWLMIIPMLLKIDFAALKEVGQHWRGIGVTLFINWAVKPFSMALLGWLFIGTLFRPLLPAAQIDSYIAGLILLAAAPCTAMVFVWSNLCKGEPHFTLTQVAVNDLIMVFAFAPIVGLLLGLSAITVPWDTLVLSVVLYIVVPVIAAQLIRRSILAAKGEAGLAGLLKTLSPISLVALLATLVLLFGFQGEQIIAQPMVIALLAVPILIQVYFNSGIAYLLNRMAGEQHCVAGPSALIGASNFFELAVAAAISLFGFHSGAALATVVGVLIEVPVMLSVVWTVNHTKDWYGKVRAA; encoded by the coding sequence ATGTCAAACTTCGAACGCTATCTCACCCTCTGGGTGGGGCTTTGCATTGTCGCCGGAATCGCGCTCGGACAAATCCTGCCGGGCGCATTCCAAGCTATCGGGGCGCTGGAGATCGCCAAGGTCAATCTGCCGGTGGCGGTGCTGATCTGGCTGATGATCATTCCGATGCTGCTCAAGATCGATTTCGCCGCATTGAAAGAAGTAGGCCAGCATTGGCGCGGCATCGGCGTGACGTTGTTCATCAACTGGGCGGTCAAACCCTTCTCCATGGCGTTGCTGGGCTGGCTTTTTATCGGCACGCTGTTTCGCCCGCTTCTGCCCGCAGCCCAAATTGACAGCTATATCGCGGGGCTGATCCTCCTCGCCGCTGCACCCTGCACCGCGATGGTGTTCGTGTGGTCGAACCTGTGCAAAGGCGAGCCGCATTTCACCCTGACCCAAGTCGCGGTGAACGACCTCATCATGGTCTTCGCCTTCGCGCCCATCGTGGGGCTGTTGCTCGGCCTTTCCGCCATCACCGTGCCTTGGGACACGCTGGTCCTGTCGGTGGTGCTTTATATCGTTGTGCCGGTGATCGCCGCGCAACTGATCCGGCGCTCCATCCTGGCGGCAAAGGGCGAGGCCGGGCTTGCCGGATTGTTGAAGACGCTTTCGCCCATCTCGCTGGTGGCGCTTCTGGCAACGCTGGTGCTGCTGTTCGGTTTCCAAGGCGAGCAGATCATCGCCCAGCCCATGGTGATCGCGCTGCTGGCGGTGCCAATTCTGATCCAGGTCTATTTCAACTCCGGGATCGCCTATCTTCTGAACCGCATGGCGGGCGAGCAGCATTGCGTGGCGGGACCGTCGGCTTTGATCGGTGCCTCCAACTTTTTCGAGCTTGCGGTGGCCGCCGCCATCAGCCTGTTCGGCTTTCACTCGGGCGCGGCACTGGCCACGGTGGTTGGTGTGCTGATCGAAGTGCCGGTGATGCTGAGCGTGGTTTGGACCGTCAATCACACCAAAGATTGGTACGGCAAGGTGCGCGCGGCCTGA
- a CDS encoding DUF1192 domain-containing protein → MAIDPEELLPRKKAPEILIGQDLSTLSEFELKARIAALKEEVERCEAAILARQSTRSAADAFFKR, encoded by the coding sequence ATGGCGATCGATCCGGAAGAACTCCTGCCACGCAAAAAAGCCCCGGAAATCCTCATCGGCCAAGACCTCTCCACCCTCTCTGAATTCGAGCTGAAGGCGCGCATCGCCGCGTTGAAGGAAGAGGTTGAACGCTGTGAGGCTGCCATCCTCGCGCGACAGTCGACACGCTCCGCCGCTGATGCGTTCTTCAAACGGTGA
- a CDS encoding ArsR/SmtB family transcription factor — MATRDEDITRFADMLSAMGTEPRLRIVRLLLTAHPVGMVVGEIGDELSIPNSTLSHHLEKLKNESLVTVTREGTFLRYAANHEALQELLAFLYDECCTRNQVVEPKKVTCCQAR, encoded by the coding sequence ATGGCCACACGCGACGAGGACATCACCCGCTTCGCCGATATGCTGTCCGCGATGGGGACGGAGCCGCGGCTGCGTATCGTACGGCTGCTTCTGACCGCGCACCCCGTGGGCATGGTCGTGGGCGAAATCGGGGACGAACTCTCCATCCCCAATTCAACGCTCTCGCATCATCTGGAAAAACTGAAGAATGAGAGCCTCGTCACGGTGACGCGCGAAGGCACGTTTCTGCGCTACGCCGCCAATCATGAGGCGCTGCAAGAGCTGCTCGCGTTTCTTTACGACGAATGCTGCACCCGTAACCAAGTGGTTGAACCCAAGAAAGTGACCTGCTGCCAGGCCCGATAG
- a CDS encoding DUF1013 domain-containing protein, whose translation MAADNKPLMPKATAVWLVDNTSLSFDQIADFCGLHPLEVKGIADEDVAKGIRGMDPVSAGQLTREQIEAAEKNPVLRLKMAPPKHKMPPVKQKKAPRYTPVSKRQDKPDAVYWILRNHPEMADADIIKLIGTTKATIQKIRERSHWNATNLKAVDPVTLGLCSQLELDLAVSRAATKRPSARSGKAGTTIMPLDGQPHRAPADEPEELHEEGEEE comes from the coding sequence ATGGCCGCTGACAATAAGCCTTTGATGCCCAAGGCCACCGCCGTCTGGCTGGTGGACAATACCTCGCTTTCCTTCGACCAGATCGCCGATTTCTGCGGTCTGCATCCGCTCGAAGTGAAGGGTATCGCTGACGAAGACGTCGCCAAGGGCATCCGCGGTATGGACCCGGTTTCGGCCGGTCAGCTCACCCGTGAGCAGATCGAAGCCGCCGAAAAGAACCCGGTTCTGCGCCTGAAAATGGCCCCGCCCAAGCACAAGATGCCGCCGGTAAAGCAGAAGAAGGCGCCGCGCTATACCCCGGTCTCCAAGCGCCAGGACAAGCCCGATGCGGTCTATTGGATTCTGCGCAATCATCCCGAAATGGCCGATGCCGACATCATCAAGCTGATCGGCACCACCAAGGCGACCATCCAGAAGATCCGCGAGCGCTCGCATTGGAACGCCACCAATCTGAAGGCGGTCGATCCGGTGACACTGGGCCTGTGCAGCCAGCTCGAACTCGACTTGGCCGTGTCGCGCGCCGCCACCAAGCGCCCCAGCGCGCGTTCGGGCAAGGCGGGCACCACCATCATGCCGCTGGATGGCCAGCCGCATCGCGCCCCGGCCGACGAGCCGGAAGAACTTCACGAAGAGGGTGAGGAAGAATAA